Proteins from a single region of Trichoderma asperellum chromosome 3, complete sequence:
- the QCR8 gene encoding ubiquinol--cytochrome-c reductase subunit 8 (TransMembrane:1 (i67-84o)) has protein sequence MRPTQILLGGGAPAPKQGHWLGDWGSFGGAKQKGIIDYGVSANRQNPFAGAAHDAIFNTFRRTKSQIFYWLPPMLAGYYLMNWATERNHYLNSKAGRAEFGDEEE, from the exons ATGAGACCTACTCAGATCCTcctgggcggcggcgcccCTGCACCCAAGCAAGGCCA CTGGCTCGGTGACTGGGGTTCCTTCG GCGGTGCCAAGCAGAAGGGCATCATCGACTACGGCGTTTCCGCTAACCGTCAAAACCCCTTTGCCGGTGCTGCCCACGATGCCATCTTCAACACCTTCCGCCGCACAAAGTCTCAGATCTTCTACTGGCTCCCTCCCATGCTGGCTGGCTACTACCTGATGAACTGGGCCACCGAGAG GAACCACTACCTCAACTCCAAGGCTGGCCGTGCTGAGTTtggcgacgaggaggagTAA
- a CDS encoding uncharacterized protein (EggNog:ENOG41) has protein sequence MSTTQETVLVIGGTGAQGVPVVKALASDHKYAVRVITRNPSSKDAIELASIPGVTLFEGNAYDEPTLREAFKGVQYVFANTNGFAIGEMAEIYWGIRIYELSREFGVKHLIYAALEYASKLGDYDAKYRCGHLDGKAKVADYISAQPTTPMAWTVLTSCLYMEGLSEFLQPLPDREDPSTLVFAAPLGQGKLPLIYLEDYGQYARWILDTPSKSNGIQLHVATEDIAWKDLAAAFTEVTGRKAVYKDLTLDEYFKLPVFSNPDMVLGHSTNKENPTLFTFRENFSGFWNMWKDDLTKRDYKLLDEILPNRVKSVKEWMEKTGYTGKPSSVLKDYRDGFGSFNA, from the exons ATGTCGACTACCCAGGAAACCGTATTAGTTATCGGCGGTACAGGCGCTCAAGGAGTGCCCGTCGTCAAAG CACTGGCATCGGATCATAAATATGCTGTCCGCGTCATCACAAGAAATCCTTCCTCGAAGGATGCCATTGAACTGGCATCAATTCCCGGAGTGACGTTATTTGAAGGAAATGCTTATGATGAACCGACACTCCGCGAGGCGTTTAAAGGCGTCCAGTATGTCTTTGCCAATACCAATGGGTTTGCTATTGGAGAAATGGCAGAGATATATTGGGGTATTCGGATATATGAACTTTCTCGGGAATTTGGAGTAAAGCATCTTATATATGCTGCTCTCGAGTATGCATCGAAACTCGGAGATTACGACGCCAAATACCGCTGTGGCCATTTGGACGGCAAGGCCAAAGTCGCGGACTATATTTCTGCACAGCCAACAACTCCTATGGCTTGGACAGTCCTGACCTCTTGTTTGTATATGGAAGGGCTCTCAGAATTCTTGCAGCCTTTACCAGATCGCGAAGATCCAAGCACGCTTGTCTTTGCTGCTCCTTTGGGACAAGGAAAATTGCCCCTCATCTATCTTGAGGACTATGGCCAATATGCTAGGTGGATTCTTGATACACCATCCAAGAGTAATGGTATACAATTGCACGTTGCTACGGAAGATATCGCTTGGAAAGACCTTGCGGCTGCTTTTACAGAGGTCACTGGCCGAAAAGCTGTATACAAGGACCTCACATTAGACGAATACTTCAAACTCCCGGTATTTTCGAACCCGGACATGGTCTTGGGCCATTCCACTAATAAGGAGAATCCCACTCTATTCACTTTCCGTGAGAACTTCTCGGGCTTTTGGAATATGTGGAAGGATGATTTAACAAAAAGGGATTACAAGTTGTTGGATGAGATTTTGCCTAATAGAGTGAAGAGTGTGAAGGAATGGATGGAGAAAACGGGATATACCGGAAAACCGTCTTCTGTTCTCAAAGATTACCGGGACGGTTTTGGAAGCTTCAATGCTTAA
- a CDS encoding uncharacterized protein (BUSCO:EOG092D3VL7), with product MFPVRPNRTASLTAAQQAAVVQRQVHLPGQPVSVLFVCLGNICRSTMAEGIFRHMAQQPQYKDKIGDIDSCGTAAYHAGEPPDDRTLETLEKHDIFDYDHDARRITRSDFDRFDYIFAMDLSNLSDLERLKRENKDSKAKVMLYGDYSGTKKPEVVSDPYYGGQDGFDKAFEQCSRFAKNFLRDVVGEQGEEKTE from the exons ATGTTTCCAGTGCGACCAAACCGAACGGCGTCCTTGACCGCGGCGCAacaggcggcggtggtgcagAGACAAGTCCACTTGCCCGGCCAACCCGTGTCGGTTCTGTTCGTATGTTTGGGCAACATTTGCCGGTCGACGATGGCAGAGGGAATCTTTAGGCACAtggcgcagcagccgcagtaCAAGGACAAGATTGGGGATATTGATTCCTGCGGAACAG CTGCGTATCATGCAGGCGAACCGCCGGACGATCGAACACTGGAAACGCTGGAGAAGCACGACATCTTCGACTACGATCATGACGCGCGCCGC ATTACGCGAAGCGACTTTGACAGATTCGATTACATCTTCGCCATGGACCTCTCCAACCTCTCAGACCTCGAACGCCTCAAGCGCGAGAATAAAGACTCAAAGGCCAAGGTGATGCTCTATGGCGACTACAGCGGCACCAAGAAGCCAGAAGTAGTTAGCGACCCCTACTACGGCGGCCAGGATGGCTTTGACAAGGCATTTGAGCAGTGCTCTCGTTTTGCCAAGAACTTTTTGCGAGACGTGGTGGGCGAgcagggagaagagaaaacagagTGA
- a CDS encoding uncharacterized protein (EggNog:ENOG41~TransMembrane:4 (o12-34i55-80o92-113i125-143o)), with translation MSLQYFPPVKPSAIALGTFFNHGVDLVVLAPIFGQTYHRAKASNTKEEFIRSREASGAALAWGTSFVGSALQSYGVGALLNATGTLSHKGAAYLGALIFAATSAPGFITQVFSEKRSLDIVGVNVAAKLLETVGLALVLNWWGTRTNPFE, from the exons ATGTCTCTCCAAT ATTTCCCCCCCGTCAAGCCCTCCGCCATCGCCCTCGGCACCTTCTTCAACCACGGCGTCGACCTCGTCGTCCTCGCGCCCATCTTCGGCCAGACCTACCACCGTGCCAAGGCGTCCAACACCAAAGAGGAGTTCATCCGCTCGCGCGAGGCCAGCGGCGCGGCCCTCGCCTGGGGCACGTCCTTTGTGGGCTCGGCCCTGCAGAGTTACGGCGTGGGTGCGCTGCTCAATGCCACGGGCACGCTGAGCCACAAGGGCGCGGCGTATCTGGGCGCTCTGATCTTTGCGGCGACGTCGGCTCCTGGC TTCATTACTCAGGTCTTCAGTGAAAAGCGATCTCTTGATATCGTCGGCGTCAATGTTGCCGCCAAGTTGCTTGAGACTGTCGGCCTGGCTCTGGTTCTCAACTGGTGGGGAACCAGGACCAACCCCTTTGAGTAA
- a CDS encoding uncharacterized protein (TransMembrane:1 (o72-91i)), whose translation MNSAAMQLQPAVGTASLEPRATQLPPPVAESTTQALTAPVFTYVTPPVATNESTFSVGTGNSNKFTAGAESGISLGVCVVLLVAGLLIYRFNKWRSNKRAKANQDSTSKPSDANPPTSEPSTQHMSSRQREKMPATNDAVQAAADDEIHPVPPQKVFTALEKGKKADYDSSSLVISPC comes from the coding sequence ATGAACAGTGCAGCCATGCAACTTCAACCAGCAGTTGGTACTGCCTCGTTAGAACCTCGAGCTACTCAGCTTCCACCGCCAGTAGCTGAGTCCACAACTCAAGCATTAACAGCTCCAGTCTTCACATATGTGACCCCTCCAGTAGCAACAAATGAGTCAACGTTCTCCGTGGGCACAGGCAACTCCAATAAATTCACAGCAGGGGCTGAATCCGGTATAAGTCTTGGAGTATGTGTCGTGCTTTTGGTTGCTGGTCTTCTTATCTATCGCTTCAATAAGTGGAGGTCGAACAAACGCGCCAAAGCCAATCAAGATTCCACGTCGAAACCAAGCGACGCGAATCCTCCAACATCAGAGCCGTCTACTCAGCACATGTCGAGTCGGCAGCGAGAAAAAATGCCAGCGACTAATGATGCAGTTCAGGCGGCTGCGGACGACGAGATACATCCAGTACCTCCTCAGAAGGTGTTTACGGCgttggaaaagggaaagaaggctGATTATGACTCGTCTTCGTTGGTGATTTCGCCGTGTTAG
- a CDS encoding uncharacterized protein (EggNog:ENOG41~TransMembrane:1 (o284-307i)), which translates to MTARLAGSRLLGAALTMDFAGGSNKADHLCVLVHGLWGNPNHMNNIAKTLRAQHSPDDLYLLLAKRNSGSFTYDGIELGGERVCAEIIEELKTIENNGGKIRKLSVVGYSLGGLVSRYAVGLLYAKGILDSVECMNFTTFASPHLGVRTPLKGWHNHIWNVLGARTLSMSGSQLFTIDKFRDTGRPLLSVMADPQSIFMLGLQKFRRHTLYSNIVNDRSAVYYTTCIEKTDPYKDIDRIKVNFLKDQEGVLLDAAHPFSPRPKVPAPITISSLTEMGVRWLRGIPFMVTVSVLVPIGVVAYLINSVFQTIRSTKRIKLHEGGLAGIDIREYRVPILIKEFREEVEHVYEALNNSQHQEYLADEDEDEETGMNAEDRSTMARERRMSIPTQPTLALAPCQFEMIRSLNSLKWRKYPVWIQNDRHTHAAVIVRFEKKTFNEGWVILRHYAGEEFLL; encoded by the exons ATGACTGCTCGCCTGGCCGGCTCAAGACTTCTAGGTGCAGCGCTCACCATGGATTTTGCCGGCGGAAGCAACAAGGCGGACCACCTCTGCGTCTTGGTTCATGGA CTATGGGGGAACCCGAACCACATGAACAACATTGCCAAGACGCTGCGAGCTCAACACTCCCCCGACGACCTCTACCTCTTACTGGCCAAGCGAAACAGCGGCAGCTTCACCTACGATGGCATCGAGCTTGGTGGCGAGCGAGTCTGCGCCGAGATTATAGAAGAGCTCAAGACCATTGAGAACAATGGCGGCAAGATTAGGAAGCTGAGTGTCGTAGGATACTCGCTCGGCGGGCTGGTATCGCGATATGCAGTCGGCCTGCTGTACGCAAAGGGCATTCTGGACTCAGTTGAGTGCATG AACTTTACGACGTTTGCTTCGCCACATCTGGGAGTACGCACTCCTCTCAAAGGATGGCATAATCACATATGGAATGTGCTGGGCGCGAGAACATTGTCAATGTCCGGGAGCCAACTATTCACCATTGACAAGTTTCGAGACACCGGCCGCCCCTTACTATCTGTCATGGCCGATCCGCAATCTATTTTCATGCTGGGGCTGCAAAAGTTTAGGAGACATACGTTGTACAGCAATATCGTTAATGACCGAAGTGCGGTTTACTATACGACCTGTATAGAAAAGACGGATCCATACAAGGATATAGATCGGATCAAGGTCAACTTTCTTAAAGATCAAGAGGGTGTACTATTAGACGCTGCGCATCCCTTCTCTCCGCGACCCAAAGTCCCCGCACCAATTACTATTTCATCGCTGACCGAAATGGGTGTGCGATGGCTGAGAGGAATCCCATTCATGGTCACAGTATCGGTTCTGGTGCCTATTGGCGTGGTGGCCTATCTTATCAACTCGGTTTTTCAAACCATACGAAGCACAAAGCGCATCAAGCTACATGAAGGTGGCCTAGCGGGCATCGACATCAGGGAGTACCGGGTCCCCATCCTGATCAAGGAGTTTCGTGAAGAGGTCGAACACGTCTACGAGGCCCTGAACAACTCGCAGCACCAAGAATACTTGgcggacgaagacgaagacgaagagacgGGCATGAATGCCGAAGATAGAAGCACAATGGCTCGAGAGAGGAGAATGTCCATCCCTACGCAGCCAACGCTGGCCTTGGCACCATGCCAGTTCGAGATGATTCGATCCCTAAACTCACTCAAATGGAGGAAATACCCCGTCTGGATTCAAAATGACCGACACACGCATGCGGCCGTCATTGTACGctttgagaagaagacgttTAACGAGGGTTGGGTGATTTTGCGACACTATGCGGGCGAAGAGTTCTTGCTATAG
- a CDS encoding uncharacterized protein (EggNog:ENOG41) → MDVDDSSSGASSPSSSIDQGHGFDALMQARQAETIAYHALVNEGGRPSHPLSHLRSIVASPGQYRDILAFWQDQSDEWQVFSKQLSRWQMFRAHQRASREPERFPSYIEELNERLERHNFELPHSFAKSASGFSRQLDRQDKLATWIEYLNYEFTRHDEYDKWLETCQPGYDAALAQLLEAQVLRPFEKIRTATTDICRPTSIEITKRREERRKAEEECENAKKQIHWRNALGNPQSEEEDRQLVEARKQLRSIHKRTYVIADFARKTHAYRFALDRSERHELLLRWALDQIPMIEEEIKQLNTPSRIQDASQGHTQPTKPAFHRFKQLPPEIRYRIWAELIPKKPSVHFFDVLNHQRKRHLATSWSSEEFRVRATTARDSGYRPVYTLLSTCRESRRIAQMYYTRQWQDLTCAVTGARIKNCAHAPDFRTFDWIPPEDLIVLCFPPIQVTKLPPGNAFTLSPGMSQPARRIGVCVPTEIMSMHNLHPDEGEGEDDAAQLSLIPEFIDKLHRPIHSDHKWDAKYRGIWKLYLIVEGWSPNHLSMQVTAGIDTNRAVHTWSNKQISWHSQAAKKDERKTQWKNILGSIDDRSAPDEKNNKSNNNTNNGDVKRRLWWLGSNRPALGSLNPEDLVQKSQAKRLCEFMDTLAAECHLQPWHKGFEGVEALGWLQPADMDVLECHPWDLVEVMKNQNERGHVIRGAGGPASS, encoded by the coding sequence ATGGACGTGGACGACTCTTCGTCTGGAGCATCAAGTCCATCCTCGTCGATagatcaaggccatggaTTTGATGCCTTGATGCAGGCTCGTCAGGCCGAAACTATCGCCTATCATGCCTTAGTCAACGAAGGAGGTCGGCCGTCACATCCGCTGAGCCACCTGCGGAGCATTGTCGCTTCACCTGGCCAGTATCGCGACATTTTGGCATTCTGGCAAGACCAGTCAGATGAGTGGCAGGTTTTCAGCAAGCAGTTATCAAGATGGCAGATGTTTCGTGCCCACCAGAGAGCATCTAGAGAGCCGGAACGATTTCCTAGTTACATTGAAGAGCTCAATGAACGACTGGAGCGCCATAACTTTGAGCTTCCTCACTCATTTGCAAAGTCCGCATCTGGATTCAGCAGGCAGTTGGACAGACAGGACAAGTTAGCAACATGGATTGAATACTTAAACTACGAATTTACTAGGCATGACGAGTATGACAAATGGCTTGAGACTTGCCAGCCAGGCTATGATGCAGCACTGGCCCAGCTGCTGGAAGCACAGGTTTTGAGGCCTTTTGAGAAGATAAGGACAGCAACAACCGATATTTGCCGCCCAACTAGCATCGAGATcaccaagagaagagaagagcgccgcaaagcagaagaggaatGTGAGAATGCAAAGAAGCAGATACACTGGAGGAATGCTCTTGGCAACCCCCAATCGGAAGAGGAAGATCGCCAGTTGGTGGAGGCTAGGAAACAATTAAGATCTATCCATAAACGGACCTATGTTATTGCTGATTTTGCCCGCAAAACACACGCCTATCGCTTTGCTTTGGATAGATCTGAGCGCCAcgagctgcttcttcgcTGGGCGTTGGACCAAATTCCTATGATTGAGGAAGAAATCAAGCAGTTAAACACACCTAGCAGAATACAAGACGCTTCTCAAGGACATACTCAGCCGACGAAGCCAGCGTTCCATCGATTTAAGCAACTCCCGCCAGAAATTCGGTACCGAATATGGGCTGAACTGATTCCCAAAAAACCAAGTGTGCACTTTTTCGACGTCTTGAATCACCAGCGCAAGCGCCATCTAGCTACTTCCTGGTCGAGCGAAGAATTCCGCGTGCGTGCCACAACAGCTCGCGACTCCGGCTATCGACCAGTATACACTCTCTTATCGACCTGTCGAGAATCGCGACGCATTGCTCAAATGTACTACACGCGCCAATGGCAAGACTTGACGTGCGCTGTGACAGGCGCAAGGATTAAAAACTGCGCTCACGCGCCTGATTTTCGCACGTTTGACTGGATCCCCCCCGAAGATTTGATTGTCTTGTGCTTCCCACCAATTCAAGTAACCAAGCTTCCTCCCGGGAATGCCTTTACCCTTTCACCTGGAATGTCACAGCCGGCAAGACGAATTGGTGTATGCGTACCAACGGAGATTATGAGCATGCACAACCTTCACCCCGATGAGGGCGAAGGCGAAGACGACGCTGCGCAATTGTCCTTGATACCAGAATTCATCGATAAGCTTCACAGGCCCATCCACTCTGACCATAAGTGGGACGCTAAATATCGAGGAATTTGGAAGTTATATCTGATCGTTGAGGGGTGGTCTCCGAACCATCTAAGTATGCAGGTGACGGCGGGCATCGACACCAACAGGGCGGTACACACGTGGTCCAATAAACAGATCAGCTGGCATTCCCAAGCAGCAAAGAAAGACGAGCGGAAAACACAGTGGAAAAATATACTCGGATCCATAGACGACAGGTCGGCTCCGGATGAGAAGAACAACAAgagcaataataatactaataatggCGACGTTAAGCGTCGACTCTGGTGGCTAGGCTCGAACCGCCCAGCCCTGGGATCCCTAAACCCCGAAGATCTGGTTCAAAAATCCCAAGCAAAGAGGCTTTGTGAATTCATGGATACTCTAGCAGCAGAATGCCATTTACAGCCGTGGCACAAGGGCTTTGAAGGCGTCGAGGCCTTGGGCTGGCTCCAGCCGGCGGACATGGATGTCCTTGAATGTCACCCGTGGGATTTAGTAGAGGTCATGAAGAACCAGAACGAACGAGGCCACGTTATCAGGGGCGCCGGGGGCCCGGCTTCAAGCTGA
- the PHB1 gene encoding Prohibitin-1, subunit of the prohibitin complex (Phb1p-Phb2p) codes for MAAFARTLNLMYRMAIPASAGAFLISQSIYDVRGGTRAVIFDRLSGVKEDVVNEGTHFLIPWVQRSVIFDVRTKPRNIATTTGSKDLQMVSLTLRVLHRPEVKALPKIYQNLGADYDERVLPSIGNEVLKAIVAQFDAAELITQREAVSQRIRSDLTRRAAEFNIALEDVSITHMTFGREFTKAVEQKQIAQQDAERARFIVEKAEQERQANVIRAEGEAESAETISKAVAKAGDGLVQIRKIEASREIAQALSSNPNVAYLPSGGKGGSGSQYLLSVGRA; via the exons ATGGCGGCCTTTGCGCGAACTCTCAACCTCATGTACCGCATGGCCATCCCGGCCTCTGCCGGCGCATTCCTCATCTCACAGTCCATTTACGACGTTCGAGGCGGAACAAGAGCCGTTATTTTCGACAGATTGAGCGGTGTCAAGGAGGATGTCGTCAACGAGGGAACGCATTTCCTGATTCCTTGGGTACAGCGAAGCGTCATCTTCGACGTGCGAACCAAGCCCAGGAACATTGCCACTACCACCGGCAGCAAGGATCTCCAGATGGTCAGCTTGACGCTGAGAGTTTTGCACCGACCAGAGGTCAAGGCTCTGCCAAAGATTTACCAG AACCTCGGCGCAGACTACGATGAGAGAGTCCTCCCCTCCATTGGAAACGAAGTCCTCAAGGCCATCGTCGCCCAGTTCGACGCTGCCGAGCTCATCACCCAGCGTGAAGCTGTCTCACAGCGCATCCGCAGCGACCTCACCCGCCGTGCCGCCGAATTCAACATTGCCCTCGAGGATGTCTCCATCACCCACATGACCTTCGGCCGCGAGTTCACAAAGGCTGTCGAGCAGAAGCAGATTGCCCAGCAGGATGCCGAACGTGCGCGCTTCATTGTCGAGAAGGCCGAGCAAGAGCGCCAGGCCAACGTTATCCGGGCAGAAGGCGAGGCTGAGAGCGCAGAGACTATCAGCAAGGCTGTTGCCAAGGCTGGTGACGGACTGGTGCAGATCCGAAAGATCGAGGCGAGCAGAGAGATTGCGCAGGCGCTGTCGTCGAATCCCAACGTGGCGTATCTGCCTTCAGGAGGAAAgggtggcagcggcagccagtATCTGCTGTCTGTAGGCAGGGCGTAA
- a CDS encoding uncharacterized protein (SECRETED:SignalP(1-19)) codes for MHIPTLITGVIAMLSTVNAQAITNVLLYTGPRHDGDSWAFTGDPYVCTKVGDAVYHHVLSVSLEYPNPPSGFYCRLYSSDDCTNSTWTGAQVMRFLPTLQAIFESDVGSVKCDVFF; via the exons ATGCACATACCTACACTGATCACTGGCGTTATAGCCATGCTTTCGACTGTCAATGCCCAAGCCATAACTAAT GTTTTGTTATATACCGGGCCGCGCCATGATGGGGATAGCTGGGCCTTCACTGGCGATCCCTATGTTTGCACGAAAGTCGGCGACGCTGT ATATCACCATGTGTTATCAGTATCTTTAGAATACCCTAACCCACCCTCAGGCTTCTACTGCCGCCTCTACAG ctccGATGACTGTACCAATTCGACTTGGACTGGGGCCCAGGTCATGCGCTTTTTGCCAACACTTCAAGCAATCTTTGAGTCTGACGTCGGATCAGTTAAATGTGACGTTTTTTTCTAA
- a CDS encoding uncharacterized protein (BUSCO:EOG092D4HEW), whose protein sequence is MASERPDKKEKKEKKEKRSEESGVKKEKKEKKDKKDKKEKLAAALDEKLQQDVAGQISPVKGSEDSDVEEDKAPEVALERKVVPFAVPLADEKGQKKICKTIRKAAKNGTLKRGVKEVVKTLRKSPASAPGYTSFPGVVVIAGDISPMDVISHLPVLCEDHNVPFIFVSSRAELGAAAKTKRPTSVVMIMEKAEGKKKASKEAEKDDDDDKESYSETYASLVKLVQKEGSKQAFWTKGESKA, encoded by the exons atggcctcTGAACGACCcgacaagaaggagaagaaggagaagaaggagaagcgcaGCGAAGAGTCTGGcgtgaagaaggagaagaaggaaaagaaggacaagaaagacaagaaggagaagctcgcCGCTGCTCTGgacgagaagctgcagcaggatGTCGCTGGCCAGATCTCTCCTGTCAAGGGCTCTGAGGATTCAGATGTGGAGGAGGACAAGGCCCCTGAGGTTGCTCTTGAGCGAAAGGTTGTGCCGTTCGCCGTCCCTCTGGCCGATGAGAAGGGCCAGAAGAAGATCTGCAAGACTATCCGAAAAG CCGCCAAGAATGGAACCCTCAAGCGTGGTGTCAAGGAAGTCGTCAAGACGCTGCGAAAGTCTCCCGCCAGTGCTCCCGGCTACACCTCATTCCccggcgtcgtcgtcattgcCGGCGACATCTCCCCCATGGACGTCATCTCACACCTGCCCGTTCTCTGCGAGGACCACAACGtccccttcatcttcgtctcaTCGCGCGCTGAGCTCggtgccgccgccaagaCCAAGCGACCTACCAGTGTTGTCATGATCATGGAGAAGGccgagggcaagaagaaggcttccaaggaggctgagaaggacgacgatgatgacaagGAGTCTTACAGCGAGACTTATGCTTCCCTGGTTAAGCTCGTGCAGAAGGAGGGCAGCAAGCAGGCGTTCTGGACAAAAGGTGAATCCAAGGCGTAA
- a CDS encoding uncharacterized protein (EggNog:ENOG41~SECRETED:SignalP(1-17)) has translation MLGQSLLVLASAALALASPVERDVTCRSPMPDPPLPTTGGATELPPVPDNLELKVIALGLGIQNYTCASVGATAVSTGALAMFYDISLLYPESGPNSLTIEKFNQLPAFALNHHAIPLHFNDSTVGRVSIEGPGASLKRPFTRAAPLDLGEFGSIPFLGHHFFNSDGAPTFILQRGNINVVASKKASVPAPGSADPGPAGTGAVAWLALDGNANSRGSTLVYRVETAGGNSHGCAQAAGQDSTSYAAQYWFYGPK, from the exons ATGCTCGGCCAatctcttcttgttctcgCCTCCGCGGCTCTAGCTCTCGCCTCGCCCGTAGAGCGAGACGTTACCTGCCGTTCTCCCATGCCCGACCCTCCTCTGCCCACCACCGGCGGCG CCACCGAGCTCCCCCCCGTGCCTGACAACCTCGAGCTCAAGGTCATCGCCCTCGGCCTCGGAATCCAAAACTACACCTGCGCCTCCGTCGGCGCCACCGCCGTCTCTACCGGCGCCCTGGCCATGTTCTACGACATCAGCCTCCTCTACCCCGAGTCCGGCCCCAACTCGCTCACCATCGAAAAGTTCAACCAGCTGCCCGCCTTCGCCCTCAACCACCACGCGATCCCCTTGCACTTCAACGACTCCACCGTCGGCCGAGTCAGCATCGAGGGCCCCGGCGCCTCGCTCAAGCGTCCCTTCACCCGCGCCGCTCCCCTGGACCTGGGCGAGTTCGGCAGCATCCCCTTCCTGGGCCACCACTTCTTCAACTCGGACGGCGCGCCTACTTTCATCCTGCAGCGTGGAAACATCAACGTCGTCGCCTCCAAGAAGGCTTCCGTCCCGGCTCCCGGCAGTGCCGATCCCGGCCCAGCTGGCACCGGCGCCGTTGCCTGGCTGGCTCTCGACGGAAACGCAAACTCTCGCGGCTCTACTCTCGTCTACCGTGTCGAGACTGCTGGCGGAAACTCCCACGGCTGCGCTCAGGCTGCTGGCCAGGACAGCACTAGTTACGCTGCTCAGTACTGGTTCTACGGCCCTAAATAA
- the SPM1_1 gene encoding Subtilisin-like proteinase Spm1 (BUSCO:EOG092D1YZO): protein MADLQGRKVFKVFNQDFVVDERYTVTKELGQGAYGIVCAAVNGQTNEGVAIKKVTNVFSKKILAKRALREIKLLQHFRGHRNITCLYDMDIPRPDNFNETYLYEELMECDLAAIIRSGQPLTDAHFQSFIYQILCGLKYIHSANVLHRDLKPGNLLVNADCELKICDFGLARGFSVDPEENAGYMTEYVATRWYRAPEIMLSFQSYTKAIDVWSVGCILAELLGGRPFFKGRDYVDQLNQILHILGTPNEETLRRIGSPRAQEYVRNLPFMPKKPFPSLFPDANPDALDLLDKMLAFDPSQRISVEQALEHPYLHIWHDASDEPDCPTTFNFDFEVVEDVGEMRKMILDEVLRFRQLVRTAPASGSQTAAQQIQVPMPQAGGQWTAEDPRPQEYMGHANGLEQDLQAGMDVRR from the exons ATGGCGGATCTCCAAGGACGCAAAGTATTCAAGGTCTTCAACCAGGACTTTGTGGTCGATGAGCGCTACACAGTCACCAAGGAGCTCGGCCAGGGCGCATATGGCATTGTCTG CGCGGCGGTAAACGGACAGACGAACGAGGGCGTCGCTATCAAAAAGGTCACCAATGTTTTTAGCAAGAAGATTCTCGCCAAGCGCGCTCTGCGCGagatcaagctgctgcagcacttCCGCGGCCATCGCAAC ATCACATGTCTCTATGATATGGACATTCCGCGACCCGACAACTTCAACGAGACATACCTCTACGAGG AACTGATGGAGTGCGACTTGGCGGCTATCATTCGTTCCGGTCAGCCACTTACAGATGCTCACTTCCAGTCCTTTATTTACCAGATTCTCTGCGGTCTCAAGTACATCCACTCCGCCAATGTTCTCCACCGAGATTTGAAGCCGGGAAATCTGCTTGTGAATGCCGACTGTGAGCTGAAAATCTGTGACTTCGGTCTTGCTCGTGGCTTCTCTGTCGATCCCGAGGAGAATGCCGGGTATATGACTGAGTACGTTGCTACGAGATGGTACCGTGCACCTGAGATTATGTTGAGCTTCCAGAGCTACACGAAAGCTA TTGATGTATGGTCTGTGGGCTGCATCCTTGCCGAGCTCCTGGGAGGCCGACCATTCTTCAAGGGACGAGACTACGTCGACCAACTTAATCAAATTCTGCACATTCTCGGAACGCCAAACGAAGAAACCCTCCGCCGCATCGGATCGCCTCGTGCCCAGGAATACGTCCGCAACCTACCATTCATGCCCAAGAAGCCCTTCCCATCTCTGTTCCCTGACGCTAACCCCGACGCCCTCGATCTTCTCGACAAAATGCTTGCATTTGACCCTTCGCAGCGTATCAGCGTCGAACAGGCGCTCGAGCACCCCTACCTTCACATATGGCATGATGCGTCTGATGAGCCGGATTGCCCTACGACGTTCAACTTCGACTTCGAAGTGGTTGAGGATGTTGGTGAAATGCGAAAGATGATTTTGGATGAAGTTTTGCGTTTCCGACAGCTTGTGCGGACAGCCCCTGCTTCTGGCAGCCAAACCGCAGCTCAGCAGATACAAGTCCCAATGCCCCAGGCTGGCGGACAATGGACGGCAGAAGACCCGCGGCCACAGGAATACATGGGCCACGCCAACGGGCTTGAGCAGGATCTTCAAGCTGGCATGGACGTTAGGAGATAA